The following DNA comes from Serinus canaria isolate serCan28SL12 chromosome 1A, serCan2020, whole genome shotgun sequence.
AATGACAAGCCCTTTTAACAGCAGGCATTTTGGAGCACTTCACAGACTTCATGACTGCACTTTCACCTACCACATCAGATGCTTTCATGTGGCCAGATGTACCTTTCCCTCAGCTATTAAAAAGCTATTAATTGAGTGGCTCACAATTGTTTTTCCAGCCTGTATAatgatttttcccttcccatggAATAAGAAAGCTCCCAGTTGCTCTTGGCTGTTCACATTTTAGGACTTGGCTGTAGATGCATTGCTGAACCTTGACTTCTGCTACCTCAAACAACGAAAGACTTGCATTCACCTAACATGAAAGAGCGTGTTTTGTAttctgctgggaaaagctgtgccagagccagctTATAGCAAGTTCCCAAAAACTGAAGCTGGATGACACAGTTCTCTCCATGTCCTTACAACCATTTTGCAATTTTCATCATTAGGCAGCAAATTGGTGCAAGACAAAGTTTATAGAAAACCAAGCCTGACTAACCTCAGTGCTCAAAGCCAAAAGTTACTTTTACAAAATGACTCCTGGAGAAAGAACTTTCATGAAGTTTCTCTACCAATTCTACTCTGTCAGAATTAGCCCAAAAcaacatcaaaacaaaacatgctCACCCATAGGAACTATTGGTTTAATActtaaactaaaataaagatTCAACatacataaaattttaaatgtctctATGCATACACAAACtttaaacattcattttaattccTTACTTTTGGTTCATAATCAGGAtcattttcttcatctgcttcttcttctccctcctgAAAGAAAACACTTAATATTTCTCTAGCTTATCCACATTCAGGTTCCGGAGccattttcatgaaaattaaGATTAAGTTGTACTCAGAAATACATTCGTTACTACTTTATGTTATACATGCTGTATAAGTTTATCCTCCATAATGCCTATCTTTTGACATCAGTGGCAGCTTAATTTTTAAGATACCTTAAGAGTTGTCTTAgcttggtttggggtttttttttgtttgtttttttttgtcttgctggttgtttgcttttttgggttttttttgattttttaaattattcatctAAGATCCACCAAAGAGTATGTTCTATCTTATTTCAGAAGTAATTCTTACGATCCACAGCACTCAAAAACTAAAGGAACTCTTATTCTAGAAAATGAACTACAACAGGTAAACTATTTGAATCAGGGGCATATGTCATCTTACCTCATCATCTGCCTCTTCACCTTCTTCATCAtactagaaaagaaaataaataatcataAATGCAGCCATCTATAGCTCAAGTAGATGTCAGCGATCACTCCATATTGTGATCTTAAGAGAATCAtgcaatggtttgggttggacagGGCCTTGAGGGTCATCTAGCTCTAaccaccctgccatgggtggTTAGAGCTAGATgactagaccaggctgctcagagtctcatccaacctggccttgaatatcTGCAGGGATGAGACATCCACAGTTTTTCTGGGCAGTTCCAGTGTCTCAcaaccctcacagtaaagaatttcttcctaatatctaatctaaacatAGTCTCTTTTAATTTGAACAAAGAAGTTCCTGTGTCTGTCagatttaaaaacactttttgcATCAGCATGAGCTATGTTCAACTTCTCCTGGtgagctctggcagagcagacTGTCCCCGTTCAGTGCAACCCGGGAGGAGCTGATTACACTGCGCTACCACTTGGGGACAGAAGGGGACAGCGGAGCCCAAAGTAACCCGTCCTGTCAGTACCTCCCTCCTCCATAGCCCCAGCTAAAGCCTTTGCAACAAGGGCCAACAGTTGAGATtctaaaaatttgtttttaagacAGTATGCATCTAAGCCATCTTAACAGTCAAACTGTCCTTGTTTAGCTGAGGCAGCgacagaaaaaatgttttataccTATATAAAGTTCTGAGGCTTCGTGTTTTGACAATTTCAAGCTTAGCTCTTTTAAAACACTTATGCTTTTGCAGAACTTGCTTTGATTATTTTGGCATGTTCTGAATGTGCTTatctagctttttttttttttaataagagaCTACTTTTGAAAGGATGAGGCTTGAATTCATAAAACTTCATAGCCCAATGTCACTGTAAGCACAAAGAACAGGCTCAGCAGTTAAATAAAGTCTCATTTGTTCTCTGGCAGCTCATTACAGTTCCATAAAGTATTGGGTACACTTCTCTAGGAATGCCTTAAATACAAAATGCTACTAATGACATCCTCTAGATGATCAGCTTCGACCACTCCTTTTGCCACAAAACTCTGAAATCACTACttaaaagaagaattatttttatgctgctCTTCCTAAATGATCTAGGAAGCTCTGCTGCAACTGACAGCCCAATCTAAAGATACCAATGCAAAAATTACCCAAAGTCTTTAAACAGCATTATTTCCAGGTTTTTAGTGCTCTGAATGAACATTATACttacatcatcatcatcatcttcaatAGCTTCTCCAGTGAAGTACAGTACTGACCGGGGGACTATACGTTCACGCAGGAAATGACCTATTTCAAAGTCTGCAGCAAGGATTGCCTCGGAATCATCATCCTGCATAAAACAATGTTATTTCCTAAACTATAACATGGTAACTACTTTTGACACATACACACAGGGTACATGGTTCTGATGTGGTCAGATTTACAGAAATCCCATTACTGACTTTTTTTGTTCCACTGAGCTGTTTTACAGAACTGAACCTGAGGGGCCAAGTTTGACACTTTGAACAGCCCACCTACATTatacagctgctgcttcagtaAGCCATATTATATACAATTATAGAGTTTCTTTGGTTCAAAGTATTAAGATTCTTTAATATCTCCCATAGACTTTCAGTTCATAAGCACAATACTCTTAAATAACTGAACAATAGCCAGGTGAGCCTATCAAAATAAAGACTTTACAACCTACTTCTGATTCCTACAGTGCATTCCCTTGATTACCATTAGACAAAGCCACTACTGAAGCACTTGAACACCTAAAAATGCTCTCTGATCCAATCCTAGACTTTCATTCCTCATTTTCATACCAAGTGTTCTGCTGTCTCCCATCTGAgcaattactttctttttaggttttgtttttccaaatgttATGAACATACAGCTTTTGGTGTCCATGCCAACTAGAGTTCTAACAGCATGCTCCTGGAAGctttaattttgtgtttctcaCTTACACTGCATAACATATTCCCTGCTGGTAAGTATTTTTGGTAGTTTTTCTCCTTACAAAAACATGGGTTATTGCCATAACGGCACACAAAAAAGCAGGCTCTTGCagttttctgttcctgttttaTTACTTTCAGGAGTTAACAGCTTCAGAaatttttaacagaataaaACACAAACTGGATACATTCAGCCACTAGATAAAATCATCCAAAGAACACCTGAAGGGAGAGACTTACACCACCCATTAGATCAAAGACTAATACTGTAGCTCACTACATTTCTACAACTGTTAACAATCTACAAGGTAGCTTTCAGGAAGCATAAACTATTAAAGTTGACTAAACTCTTTTCATACAACTCAAACACTCCTGAAAAAGAATACTTATGAAGACTAGTATCTATTGAGTTTTCTCAGTTAAAGACAGAAGCAGTTAAAGCTGAGGCTGTTTAACAAATTCCAAAATTCCATAAACACTCCAtcatcattttttaaataagccAACTTACCAGGTCTCCACTTTCAGgaactgtaggaaaaaaaaaaacagaagaaacaagTAAGTGAGATGCATTCTACATCTAAAGTTAATACATGTAAATTAGCATTCAGCTTACCTTCAGGAGGACTGAAGAAGTTGAAGAAAGAGTCATTGGAAACAGTTTTTGTCACCGTCCTGACTGTTCCACGGCCCTTGTGTTTTTGCTTCTTCTTAATGGTTTTCAAAGTaacattctttccttttttccagtctATTTGGCAactaaagaataaattaaaagaaatgacagggaaaaaacccacaaccacCTGCAGCTTAATACCATTCCCTTTGTTATAAGTATCTACTGAGACTATCAAAACTGCAAGAGacccagggaagaaaaaatattaagctAGTATTTATTCAGTCCTGTCTTTTCATTAGTTTATCTTTTGAGAACAAGAGTAACAGGTTAATTTTAGGATTATTTCCATCCTGAAGTTTTCCCTTCTGCACTCAATCTCTGAAATGCTAATTTTCATTAGCTACCAAATAGTGCCTAATTTTCTATCAACAACTAGTACTGCACCATTTTTAGAGCTGCCCACTCATTATAAAGCAACATCGTATTTGGGCATATTAGTAATATGCCAAAGTTCACCACACCTATCATTGTAACCAGTAAATCCTTAAAACAATGCATCAAGCAAGCATGTAGGTTTTGGCTGATTTTGAGTTGTTTGTGAGTGTTTTGTCTTCTTGTGTTATACTAatttatttgggtttgtttgtttagggtttttttaactctaTCCTTCTTACAGAGCTAAATCATGCCTACAGGCTTCCCTAACAGTCAAAGCATTCTGGAGACAAGTAAATGAAAAACACACCTCAGTCAAACTAACTGCATTTGCTGTAGTTTCTGATTAGATTCTTTTACAGACTCAAAGAAATTGAGTGAGTTGCTTTGGGACAAGAAGGGGCTATCCTAGCTACAAGAAAATACAAGGACTAGgagttaataatttttaaagaagcagtGGCATCTCACACCAAACTCTGTCAAGATTCATGATTTTCCAATCAGTCCAAATTGGGGAAGACAAAACAGTTTAATCAAAGCTGCCCAAGCacttaaaattaaatcttaCAGGACTTTGCAAAATATGTTAAGtgacatacagaaaaaaaagggaaataaaggggCAAATAAGTCAGAATGAGAACTGGAGATTAATTTAAGAGTAAAACCAACACTGACTATGCAGTGATAGGCTGTAACTTAGTTGTTATCACTCAGAAGATTAGTCAGAACACTAGAGACTTGAACACAAAAGTTATTGAACAGGCCCAAGTGTACTCATAAGAATAATTATGTACAACATAGTTTTCTCTCATCCCTCTGTTCACGAAAAAGGGAGATGTAGAGGAAAAACTTCCTTAactaatttaaaacagaagatTTTCACTAAGAAAGAAGTGtcaaagctttttaaaaagagtaatCTGGAATTATGAGGACTGTTCTCCATTTCTCAAATAGAAATTCAAAGGCAAACATTCAATGCTTATAAAACAAAATGGACAACtacaatataaaaaataaatctgaaataaacTCCCCAAAATGCTGTGTGTCAGAAATACAAATACTGActatatttattaatatatatgCTTATAAATTATGCAAtacaaataatatatttttctatattgtATTGAAGTTATTGGTAACAatgaaaaaactgaaatcaaaCCTAGCAGTTCCAAAGTTACTAGGGGAAGTATCTTTTCCAGCACCTCCCCAAGATGCTGTAAAACTCTACAGTTGGATAATGCTAAGGAAAACCTGCCTTATTACCTTAAAGCTATCTATTAGCACTTACCCTGTACAACCCATGATTTCTGGTCCGTCAAAGGAAAAGGGATCAGAATCATCTGGCTCTGATCTCATTCTATACGTCTTTGTCAACACTTCATTTGTGAAGTAGTCGTTTGGTTCAAAATGAAATTCTAATGTGAAACTCTTAAAAAGAATTGCAGAACAGTAACTTTAGTTATTTACAAACACCTTTAACTTCTTAAACACCTAAATCCAAGCAGTACACATGCAAAAGAATACACCTTTCTCCAATACATTCATAACTTATTCTAGAAATTGCCACCCAAGTTGTAGAATAAATCTTCAAATCTTTTCATTTACTTGATCTTGCACTTTCTAATTATACTGCTTGCAGTAATGACAGACCTCCCAGCACACAGATTTTCTGCTACTAATGTATAAGGAgaatttctaaatttaaaaatatgataaCTTAGAAAACTGGGTCTGATTTCTACCAGGGAAATATAGGAAATTACAGCAGTTACACAAAAAGTACCCAAAGGCATCAAATCGCAATGGTGAAACCTAAGTTATCAGCTCTTAAGGCAAATCTCATCAGAAGCTGAATGTTAAATTCAGTATACACTCATTCGCAGGGTGATGCAAGATTAGACTAGACCTTGTACTGCTttctcagaagcagcagctgtatATTTTCTCATGATTTCCACAAGACAATTGGCTACCACAGGCCAtgttactaaaataaaaataattcttaagaTAACATAAAAGTAATCTTGTTTAGTAAGTCAAACTAACCATAGGTTGTCCAACTTCtgaaaatttcacttttatATCTTTTAAGTATTTCAGGATAGGTTCATCATGTTCCTGTAGAGAAAACAcagtgtatttaattttcataacaTTCAATTTCACACAGATTTAAGGCCTCACAGAGATAAAAAGCAGTGTTTAGAACAAGTTtaacttagaaaaaaaaccttgttACAACACTGAAATACTTCCATGAACATGACCAGCAGATGGCAACAATGGCTGTTACAGAGTCCCCAGTACAGTACACAACCAAAACCCACGCAAACACCACTAACAATTTTTAGTCATGTCTAATACACTTTTCACACACACCTCCATAAGCACCGAAAATTTATTAGTAACATAGAATAGgttcaagaaataaaacagcaggGAGGTATTTCAGTGCTCTGTACTCTCACTTGAAAAGTTACCAGAGATGACATCCAGGTAATGGTCCCATTATTGCCCACCAACAGACATATACAGTATCAAAGTGTTTCCACTGCTTCCTTGAAGACACTTGGATTAATTACCAATGCAACTTTAAACAAAGCTAGACCAGTACCTACCTGAACCATATCACTGAGCAAGTCCACATTCTTGAATACTGTCAGCCAAAACTCAGGGATTCCTTTAGggtcttctttttcttcatcttttttttcctcttcaagcttagctttctctttcatttcatccttgagaaaataaaaatattgggTTTCCCTAATTTTAAGAGGTTCATCAGAAGGGTCATCAATTCTTTGTTTATACCAGTGTCATGTGGATGTTTAAGCAACCATTAAGAATTAGCATCATTATTAATAGCAAGTAATCATTACAAgcctgtttttttaaaaaacaaacttcagCTTAATGAATCTTGTTTCATGCTAAAGCTTGAGATATTGAGAACTGATTAAGATACTCACTGAAATTTCTTCGTCGGCATCTGCTTTCCATTCACATTCTTCTTCTGTAGGCTCATAAATGGCATTGATGATTTCACTTCGCTGGAAGATTAAACCAAGAATATTTTCTAAGTTCCTAGTTATTGCAATCAGCAATGCCCTAACCAATAAATTCCTAATCCTAAATTACACAGTTAGTAATACATTAACTATCTACCTTTTCTTCTGGCTCTAGAAGATTGATTCAGAAGTTAGGAGGTTTTCAACACACTAAAATAAACACCAAAGTCCCAGAAAAGTTACAGTATCATCTGACATTTGCTCAATTAAAACGAGGTTTGATCTCCTGAAGTCATTTTGGTAACTATGGAACAGACTTAACTTTTCACTCTCTTAATCTTAGCTGATATTCACTTGGATTGCAAAATGGTACCACTTGAATTGAAGGATTGAACGGGCACATATGAGACCAAAGTAATTTGGAACAATGAATGAGTGTTCTGGTTTTTAGAttcctttgctgtattttagaTGAAGCTTTAAAGTACAAATAAGAGTAGCACTAAAATACCTTGTCAAACAAGGGCTGATAGAGAGCAGCATACTTTCTTTCCAGCTCATGAACTTCCTCATAGAATTTTGCTTCTATCTGTGCGCACTGAACTTGAAGGTTCTTGAGAGCATTCACACGTCTTTTAACAACTTTAGGCAAGCTGAAAAATTCAGTGACAGAACTGTTACTAACACTGCATTTTAAGCACATATTGATCTCTCCTTAACCAGACCCCTTGCAAGTTAATCAACTTGTACCACAACACATTTTACACTGTTTTAAGCTTTAGAAAGTTTAAATCAAAGCTGCAACCACTTTCACCAATGACATTGAAATCCTTAGCACAAGCTCTTAAACTAAGGCTCAACCACAGTATAGAACTAGAGTATTACAAACACCTGGGTTAATCATGAGAGAAACTTGCGCAATAAATCTTCTTTCTAAAAACAAGTTCTACTTTATTAATGAGTAACACAATAAAATCATAGTACTGAGTATAACTAAGAAAGGTCTCACCATTAGTTTGCTTGGTTTTATGAAAAAGTTTAAGACAGTTGAGTTATTCTTTGTTTAGAAATTTAATCTTcaaattttgctgctttgtttcacTGAGAGTAGCAGCTAATAGCACTGTCTTTAAACACACTGTCTGACCCAAAGTGAGCCAGAACTGGTTTGCTAAATGAGCCACTGTACTACAGAtgtgcaaaaggaaaacaaatactgCATGCCTCATAAATGCAGATCAACTACAGAAAACTTTGGCAAGAATTTATAGCAAGTTTTGATACTGAGAAAACCACATGAACTACTGCTAATAACATTTCTGTATCAGCTAATGCTTACAGTCTAAGCATAAAATTACTATGCTAGAGACACCAGGCCTCCAAGTATGTTGGAGTTTAAATAACTGATGTTTCATGACCAAGGCAAAGCTACAAAAGAGCTTCCAAGGAGCAGGAAAGTATCCTAAGAAGTGTGCCATACTgtaacagcagaggaaaacatcAGCCACTGTAAATATTAGCATTCTTAATGaaacttcaaataaaaactCTTCAATTCTGAGATGCACTACAGAGACTATATTAGTTTTTCTCTATCTGAGCAGCACAGTGGTTTATGACCACTAATGTCCATAGATAACActgttcagaaaacaaaagaaccaTTTTAACACTCTGTTTATACTAAATGAATTCTGTACCTTTCTACATATCCCGCAGATGTTCCTACCAGACCATCAAGTCTCTCCTGAAGGGCTGCAAGAATCTGAGGATTTTGCATCATCTGCACAGTCAACTGCCGagctgaattaaaaaagaagattaaataaGCACAAAGTGCATCTCTTGGACCAATCTTGAAAGAAAGAattgtgcattaaaaaaaaagaaaatcagacaAGCAAGAATTACAGATACAGAAGAACTGTTTAAAACTGTGTAAAGTCTCTCTAataccaaaatatattttacatttataaaatctgatttctgtCCAGGATTTCTAGAATATAATTTCCCCTCTGATTCTCACCTAAATAGCTGGGAAATCACTGAAAATACTCATTATTCATCTCTAGGCTCCTATGGCACTAAGCACCTGAATACTTACCATTTAATTACTGTATGCCATTTAATTACTTCAGCTAATGAGTGTGTTCCCCTAAATTTTGCaatacagtttttaaaacacttatTTCTATAGATTAGCGAAGCATAATATCTTGAGcaaaatattctattttaatgttattattCTGCTCAAGCAAACTTGAAACATGGTACTATCAGCAGTCCAAGTATTTTTATTGCAGAGATTATTAGTTGTTTCCCTTTTGGCTAATTGCTCTAGTTCCATCTGTGCCCTCACACTTCAAATACAAAGCATGAGTAAGACTGCTCAGGACTGACAAAACAAGTATTTTGATATGTGCTTATGTTGTTTTTGTTGAGGGGGGaataaaaaaggatttattAATTTCAAGAGTGGTAACACTAAGCATGATTTGTTCTGTTCCTGTCAACTCAGCAGCAAATTATTAGC
Coding sequences within:
- the NAP1L1 gene encoding nucleosome assembly protein 1-like 1 isoform X1 — its product is MADVDNKEQSELDQQDMEDVEEVEEEETGEDANSKARQLTVQMMQNPQILAALQERLDGLVGTSAGYVESLPKVVKRRVNALKNLQVQCAQIEAKFYEEVHELERKYAALYQPLFDKRSEIINAIYEPTEEECEWKADADEEISDEMKEKAKLEEEKKDEEKEDPKGIPEFWLTVFKNVDLLSDMVQEHDEPILKYLKDIKVKFSEVGQPMSFTLEFHFEPNDYFTNEVLTKTYRMRSEPDDSDPFSFDGPEIMGCTGCQIDWKKGKNVTLKTIKKKQKHKGRGTVRTVTKTVSNDSFFNFFSPPEVPESGDLDDDSEAILAADFEIGHFLRERIVPRSVLYFTGEAIEDDDDDYDEEGEEADDEEGEEEADEENDPDYEPKKDQNPAECKQQ
- the NAP1L1 gene encoding nucleosome assembly protein 1-like 1 isoform X2 — encoded protein: MADVDNKEQSELDQQDMEDVEEVEEEETGEDANSKARQLTVQMMQNPQILAALQERLDGLVGTSAGYVESLPKVVKRRVNALKNLQVQCAQIEAKFYEEVHELERKYAALYQPLFDKRSEIINAIYEPTEEECEWKADADEEISDEMKEKAKLEEEKKDEEKEDPKGIPEFWLTVFKNVDLLSDMVQEHDEPILKYLKDIKVKFSEVGQPMSFTLEFHFEPNDYFTNEVLTKTYRMRSEPDDSDPFSFDGPEIMGCTGCQIDWKKGKNVTLKTIKKKQKHKGRGTVRTVTKTVSNDSFFNFFSPPEVPESGDLDDDSEAILAADFEIGHFLRERIVPRSVLYFTGEAIEDDDDDYDEEGEEADDEKDQNPAECKQQ